One Brassica napus cultivar Da-Ae chromosome C4, Da-Ae, whole genome shotgun sequence genomic region harbors:
- the LOC125585993 gene encoding uncharacterized protein LOC125585993, translating into MGWWDLDMNHQGSVGLGLRQGTQDDVLGLVFGQPKGEKDSWAVISEKDRTWTVVKERCREDSSQGKMCGEWVIVDRCEVHGTNRFVFSTPKGTKRTKSRRGKEVAGASVPVIGDGINPTQVLPTQTGLVNNETGEPLGPILPTEVQVDNLGEQHELGCEEEGESSHAGDQTGHGTGAVELAEPSMREVLDVVKAMGTQMLAFTRALTPLENSSVGQVTPAQATAQETRRAAQTAGAAAGVAQAAAQVARTAATTVEDRATVEADVMEIDPPARPARRVDYLSLLAHISKLGTKQFAGSTDPIEADEWRSRLARNFSSTRCPEEYKKDIAVHFLEGDAHNWWLALDKRTNGSIERFSDFEVEFNHKYFPAEAWDRLESQFLDLTQGRMSVREYEEKFNRLRRYVGKELEEETVQIRRFVRGLRVELRTYCSVGHFQTVSELVERMAMVETNLAKEAKLKSRSHVSSGGSGSDRKRKRDTAEEGRTSSGRPECPKCGRRHGGECWKAMGACTRCGKMDHSARDCPGPEQGRRQGSSGGDTRGCHHCGKAGHFKRECPKLQAKQEKGHGEASKSSQSRGQTSTPRVYKLSKDEDETKPFKSITGTLSIGGVETHVLFDTGATHSFVSPGLIGKGLFQIGTGGDPCIVYAAGGQVMHSLGLVKDIPVMIQDRVMPVDLVVVPLKNHEQSKQNGCLRRVVRLTWPQSPLRRSWGCGDPDGIPLVSEFEDVFRTLQGIPPDRVDPFIIELEPGTAPMSKSPYRMAPAEMAELKKQLEELLDKGFINPSVSPWGAPVLFVKKKDGSFRLCIDYRGLNRVTVKNKYPLPRIDELLDQLKGAKWFSKIDLASGYHQIPTEPNDIRKTTFRTRYGHYEFVVMPFGLTNAPAAFMKMMNGISRDFLDEFVIIFIDDILVYSKSKEDHERHLRAVLERLREQQLFAKLSKCSFWQRSIGFLGHIVSDQGVSVDLEKIQSIRAWPQPKNATEVRSFLGLAGYYRKFVKGFASLAQPMTQLTGKDVKFVWTGKCEECFTALKDMLTSAPVLVLPEVDQPYVVYTDASITGLGCVLTQHGKVIAYASRQLRKHEGNYPTHDLEMAAVVFALKIWRSYLYGAKVQILTDHKSLKYIFTQPELNLRQRRWMEFVADYDFDIAYHPGKANLVADALSRRRAEVSAEKEAEVLEGMVRSLHLNTLASEDEPLGLEAVNQADLLTRIRQAQGLDENLQKVAQNELTEYQIMSDGTILVRGQVSVPNDKNLREEIMRTAHKSKFSIHPGATKMYQDLKRYYHWIRMKVDIAEWVAKCATCQLVKAEHQVSSGLLQSLPIPEWKWDHIAMDFVTGFPTTTKRNDAVWVVVDRLTKSAHFLPLKKTDGVDQIVVKYMDEIVRLHGVPSNIVSDRDPRFTSRFWKAFQKALGTRVNMSMAYHPQTDG; encoded by the exons atgggctgGTGGGATCTTGACATGAACCACCAAGGATCCGTGGGTCTTGGCCTCAGACAAGGGACTCAGGATGATGTTCTGGGCCTAGTTTTCGGACAGCCCAAAGGAGAGAAGGACAGTTGGGCAGTTATTTCCGAAAAG GACCGGACCTGGACCGTGGTAAAGGAAAGATGCCGTGAGGATTCAAGCCaagggaagatgtgtggtgaatgggtcattgTGGATAGATGTGAA GTTCATGGGACTAACCGGTTTGTGTTTTCAACTCCTAAGGGAACTAAGAGAACAAAGTCAAGGAGGGGCAAGGAAGTGGCTGGTGCTTCTGTACCGGTTATTGGAGATGGGATCAATCCCACTCAAGTGTTGCCAACCCAGACGGGGCTGGTTAACAATGAGACCGGGGAGCCCTTGGGGCCGATCCTGCCTACTGAGGTTCAGGTAGATAACCTGGGCGAGCAACATGAGTTGGGATGTGAAGAGGAAGGTGAATCCTCCCATGCAGGAGATCAGACAGGTCATGGAACGGGTGCAGTAGAGTTGGCCGAGCCGTCCATGCGCGAGGTGTTGGACGTGGTTAAGGCCATGGGCACTCAGATGTTGGCATTCACTCGAGCATTAACCCCCTTGGAGAATTCTTCTGTGGGTCAGGTCACACCAGCTCAGGCCACGGCTCAGGAAACTCGGAGGGCAGCTCAGACAGCTGGGGCAGCAGCAGGTGTAGCACAAGCAGCTGCACAGGTAGCTCGAACAGCTGCTACGACAGTTGAGGATCGAGCTACGGTCGAAGCTGATGTAATGGAGATTGACCCACCAGCTCGTCCAGCTAGGAGAGTGGATTATTTGAGCTTGCTAGCTCACATCTCCAAGCTAGGTACGAAGCAGTTTGCTGGTAGTACCGATCCTATCGAGGCCGATGAGTGGAGGAGCAGGTTAGCTCGGAACTTCAGCTCAACTCGTTGCCCAGAGGAGTACAAGAAGGACATTGcagttcacttcctggaaggtgaTGCACACAACTGGTGGTTAGCTCTGGACAAACGCACCAATGGGAGTATTGAGCGTTTCTCAGACTTTGAGGTGGAGTTCAACCACAAGTACTTTCCAGCTGAAGCATGGGATCGTCTGGAGTCTCAGTTCCTGGACTTAACTCAGGGACGCATGTCAGTGCGTGAGTACGAGGAGAAGTTCAACAGGCTCAGACGTTACGTAGGTAAGGAGCTGGAAGAGGAGACGGTACAGATACGTAGGTTTGTCCGGGGCCTAAGGGTCGAGCTGCGAACCTACTGCTCGGTTGGTCATTTCCAGACGGTGTCTGAACTCGTGGAGAGGATGGCTATGGTTGAGACTAACTTGGCCAAAGAGGCTAAGCTGAAATCCAGGAGCCATGTGTCTTCTGGTGGTTCCGGTAGTGATCGGAAGAGGAAAAGAGACACGGCCGAGGAGGGTagaacctcaagtggtaggcctgAATGTCCTAAGTGTGGGAGACGTCATGGAGGCGAGTGCTGGAAGGCTATGGGAGCTTGCACTCGTTGTGgcaagatggatcactcagctcgGGACTGTCCAGGGCCGGAACAAGGCCGCAGACAGGGCTCAAGTGGGGGCGATACCAGAGGATGTCACCATTGTGGGAAGGCGGGACATTTCAAACGAGAATGTCCCAAACTTCAAGCAAAACAGGAGAAGGGCCACGGGGAGGCAAGTAAGTCAAGCCAGAGCCGGGGCCAGACCTCTACGCCAAGGGTTTACAAGCTGTCCAAGGACGAGGACGAGACCAAACCATTCAAGTCGATCACTG GGACCCTAAGTATTGggggtgtggaaacacacgtgcTTTTCGACACTGGAGCCACACACAGTTTTGTGAGCCCAGGGTTAATCGGAAAGGGTTTGTTCCAGATTGGGACGGGGGGTGATCCATGCATAGTATATGCAGCCGGTGGCCAAGTGATGCATTCATTGGgactggttaaggacatcccagTGATGATCCAGGACAGGGTAATGCCCGTGGATCTGGTTGTAGTCCCCCTTAAGAATCACGAG CAATCCAAGCAGAACGGATGCTTGAGAAGGGTTGTGAGGCTTACTTGGCCACAATCACCACTAAGGAGGTCGTGGGGGTGTGGTGACCCAGATGGGATACCGCTGGTCAGTGAGTTCGAGGATGTGTTTCGGACGCTACAGGGCATCCCCCCTGATAGGGTCGATCCGTTCATAatagaactggaaccagggacggccccaatGTCTAAAAGTCCCTATCGaatggctcctgccgagatggctgagctaaagaaacaacttgaagaGTTGTTGGACAAAGGGTTTATAAACCCGAGTGTCTCGCCTTGGGGGGCACCAGTCCtgtttgttaagaaaaaggatggtagcttcaggctATGTATTGATTACAGAGGATTGAatagggtgactgtgaagaacaagtacccattacccaggattgatgagttgttggatcaacttaagggagccaagtggttttccaagatcGACTTGGCCTCGGGATATCATCAAATCCCAACAGAGCCCAACGATATCAGGAAGACGACATTCCGgaccaggtatggccactatgagtttgtggttatgccatttggtctgACCAATGCTCCAGCTGcgttcatgaaaatgatgaatggTATCTCTCGAgattttttggatgaatttgtaatcatctttATAGATGACATACTGGTATATTCCAAAAGCAAGGAAGACCATGAGAGGCATCTGAGGGCAGTATTGGAACGGCTAAGAGAACAGCAACTCTTTGCTAAGttaagcaagtgtagtttctggcagaggagcattgggttccttggGCACATTGTCTCAGACCAAGGAGTGTCTGTAGATCTGGAGAAGATTCAGTCTATCCGGGCTTGGCCGCAACCTAAGAATGCTACGGAGGTCAGAAGCTTTCTGGGGTTGGCTGGCTACTACAGAAAGTTCGTCAAAGGGTTTGCGAGTTTGGCTCAACCCATGACACAACTCACAGGCAAGGACGTGAAGTTTGTCTGGACAGGGAAGTGTGAGGAGTGTTTCACGGCCCTTAAAGACATGTTGACAAGTGCGCCAGTTCTGGTACTACCTGAGGTGGATCAACCTTATGTAGTATAcacggacgcgtccatcacaGGGTTGGGGTGCGTCCTGACTCAACATGGTAAGGTGATTGCCTATGCTTCAAGACAACTAAGGAAGCATGAAGGAAATTATCcgacccatgatttggagatggcggCCGTGGTGTTTGCATTGAAGATCTGGAGATCGTATCTATATGGTGCTAAGGTACAGATCCTTACCGACCATAAGAGCCTcaagtacatattcactcaaccagagttgaatttgaggcagagacgatggatggagtttgtggcagaCTATGATTTTGATATTGCTTACCACCCTGGTAAAGCAAATTTGGTAGCAGATGCTTTGAGCCGTAGGAGGGCCGAGGTATCAGCTGAGAAGGAAGCAGAGGTGTTGGAAGGGATGGTCCGGTCTTTGCATCTGAACACTTTGGCCAGCGAGGACGAGCCTTTGGGTTTAGAGGCAGTAAACCAGGCTGATCTCcttaccaggatcaggcaagcacaaGGCTTGGACGAGAACCTACAAAAGGTTGCTCAGAACGAACTGACTGAGTACCAGATCATGTCAGATGGAACCATTCTGGTACGAGGTCAAGTCAGTGTACCCAATGATAAGAATCTGAGGGAAGAAATTATGAGGACCGCTCATAAATCCAAATTCTCAATACATCCTGGTGCAACAAAGATGTATCAAGATCTTAAGAGATACTATCATTGGATACGAATGAAGGTAGACATAGCTgagtgggtggccaagtgtgCTACTTGCCAGTTAGTCAAGGCGGAGCATCAGGTTTCGAGTGGGTTGTTACAAAGCTTACCCATTCcggaatggaagtgggatcacatcgcaatggattttgtgaccggTTTCCCCACAACCACGAAAAGGAATGATGCGGTTTGGGTGGTAGTAGATAGActcaccaaatcagcacacttcctgccCTTGAAGAAAACAGATGGGGTCGACCAGATCGTGGTCAAGTACATGGACGAGATCGTGCGGCTACATGGTGTTCCATCTAACATTGTGTCAGATAGGGACCCGAGGTTTACTTCAcgtttctggaaggctttccaaaaggccttaggaACGAGAGTGAACATGAGCATGGCTTACCATCCCCAGACGGATGGGTAG
- the LOC111215144 gene encoding E3 ubiquitin-protein ligase RNF25-like, with protein sequence MNTWRRGIIITEKVFCSASDIPSASSSSSPSAEMTEEEVAMEMEAVEAVYGDEAVIVDSYPPHLHLHIKPRTAEISSQQFVEAVVRIQAGPKYPDEPPQISLIESKGLDEQRQKLLMGFVQEKASELSSSLMLVALCEEAVERLTIMNHPDGDCPLCLYPLFPEDGQSNQMPFMKLMSCFHCFHCECIIRWWNWLHTEKEADSQNGNSRSVDKSLGNCPVCRKVVHASDIEHVLGLVGATQSSQHESGLLQGEEGEDPVLQSESENMRRVRFEAILKTQEEKGGLVQPKKNISVVPGMYLPPPPPPASSSSNQEEASQSQEQEHKEAESETNSSTSNNRRGRGRGRGGRGHSNVNRRKQNPQDPRKPTKQWVQRS encoded by the exons ATGAATACGTGGCGAAGAGGAATAATAATTACGGAAAAGGTCTTCTGCTCTGCTTCGGACATCCCTTccgcttcttcctcttcttcgccGTCTGCGGaaatgacggaagaagaggtAGCGATGGAGATGGAAGCTGTGGAAGCTGTTTACGGCGATGAAGCCGTCATAGTGGATTCGTATCCTCCTCATCTTCACCTCCACATCAAGCCCCGTACCGCCGAGATCTCTTCTCAGCAG TTTGTGGAAGCGGTTGTGAGAATACAAGCTGGTCCTAAG TATCCAGACGAGCCGCCACAGATTAGTTTGATTGAGTCTAAGGGTCTTGATGAGCAAAGGCAAAAGCTTTTGATGGGTTTTGTGCAAGAGAAAGCTTCTGAACTATCTTCTTCTCTAATGCTAGTTGCACTTTGTGAG GAAGCAGTAGAGAGGCTGACGATTATGAATCATCCTGATGGTGATTGTCCACTGTGTTTGTATCCGTTATTCCCTGAGGATGGCCAGAGTAATCAAATGCCCTTTATGAAGCTCATGTCTTGCTTCCATTGTTTCCACTG TGAGTGCATCATTAGGTGGTGGAACTGGCTTCACACAGAGAAAGAAGCTGATTCACAAAATG GTAACTCTAGATCAGTAGATAAAAGCTTGGGAAACTGTCCAGTGTGCCGCAAAGTTGTTCATGCGAGTGATATTGAACATGTTCTCGGCTTAGTCGGTGCAACTCAGTCATCTCAACAT GAATCTGGTTTGCTACAAGGTGAGGAAGGAGAAGACCCAGTGCTCCAGTCAGAATCAGAGAACATGAGAAGAGTACGTTTTGAGGCTATTCTAAAGACGCAGGAAGAGAAGGGTGGTCTGGTTCAACCAAAGAAAAACATATCGGTTGTACCTGGTATGTATcttcctcctccaccacctcctgcatcatcttcatcaaaccaagaagaagctagTCAAAGTCAAGAACAAGAACACAAAGAAGCTGAATCAGAGACGAACTCTAGCACCTCCAACAACAGGagaggaagaggcagaggcAGAGGAGGCCGGGGACATAGTAATGTCAACAGAAGGAAGCAGAATCCGCAAGATCCAAGAAAACCTACGAAGCAATGGGTGCAGAGGAGTTGA
- the LOC106391923 gene encoding flavanone 3-dioxygenase 3: MEETNKNVLGDCFTSAMSLTESGVPHVPTRYILPPSQRPVLSPSIGTGSINLPVIDLSFLHDPLLRPSVIHEIEMACKEFGFFQVTNHGISSSVMRDALDAATRFFDLPSHEKMLLVSDDVHTPVRYGTSINHATDSVHYWRDFIKHYSHPPSKWIDLWPSNPPCYKKKVGKYSEATHVLHKQLMEAISESLGLEKSYLQEEIEEGSQVMAVNCYPACPQPGIALGMPPHSDFSSLTILLQSSQGLQIKDKNNNWICVPYIEGALIVQLGDQVEVMSNGIYRSVVHRVTVNKDVNRLSFASLHSLPMNKKISPAPQLVNEDKPAAYGDFSFNDFLEYISRNDLTKQRFMDTVKKNKF, translated from the exons ATGgaggaaacaaataaaaatgtgCTTGGTGATTGCTTTACTAGTGCCATGTCACTCACTGAGTCAGGTGTCCCTCACGTGCCTACCCGTTACATTCTTCCGCCTTCACAACGACCAGTTCTCAGTCCAAGCATTGGCACTGGTAGCATCAATCTTCCTGTCATTGATCTCTCCTTCTTACATGATCCTCTGCTTCGACCCAGTGTCATCCATGAGATTGAAATGGCTTGCAAGGAGTTTGGTTTCTTTCAG GTTACAAACCATGGAATATCATCATCGGTGATGAGAGATGCACTTGATGCAGCTACAAGGTTCTTTGACTTACCTTCCCATGAGAAGATGCTTCTGGTTTCTGATGATGTTCATACGCCAGTAAGATATGGCACCAGCATCAACCATGCAACAGACAGTGTTCATTACTGGAGAGACTTCATTAAACATTACTCACACCCTCCCTCAAAGTGGATTGATCTCTGGCCATCCAACCCTCCATGCTACAA GAAAAAAGTGGGGAAATACTCAGAAGCAACGCATGTGTTACACAAGCAATTAATGGAAGCTATCTCAGAAAGTCTAGGCCTCGAGAAAAGTTACTTACAGGAAGAAATCGAAGAAGGGTCACAAGTCATGGCGGTGAACTGCTACCCAGCGTGTCCACAACCCGGGATAGCCTTGGGGATGCCACCACACTCTGACTTTAGCTCACTGACCATCTTACTCCAAAGCAGCCAGGGGCTTCAgataaaagacaaaaacaaCAACTGGATCTGTGTGCCGTACATAGAAGGAGCTCTGATTGTGCAGCTTGGAGATCAAGTAGAAGTGATGAGCAATGGCATCTACAGGAGTGTGGTTCATCGAGTAACAGTGAACAAAGATGTCAACCGCCTCTCTTTCGCGAGTCTACACAGCTTACCAATGAACAAGAAGATAAGTCCAGCACCTCAGCTTGTGAATGAAGACAAACCAGCTGCTTATGGAGATTTCAGCTTTAATGATTTTCTTGAGTATATCTCAAGAAACGATCTTACAAAGCAGAGATTCATGGATACAGTTAAGAAAAATAAGTTCTGA
- the LOC106355723 gene encoding uncharacterized protein At4g04775-like: MCFVCVSSYRLCLILRISFGLMCVVTCVLCSVFKLYSLSNVFCFDYSQAMGLDYSYTQPSESEDYGLGGSADSGNSSTEMYIQLDQAQIEAARHQYPPQPEVEFGFPKECYCGGEPLVATSYTRTDPGRRFYTCKNKQDGDCHVYKWWDVAATEEIKAIGAQVTLLTDKVDSLSFVGYEETELRELKEVQFDMEQKLVRLESIVCDLGRKKSRFGNGFELVLGVLVVVLVIIAIGVAARM, from the coding sequence AtgtgttttgtttgtgtttcaAGTTATCGTTTGTGTTTAATTCTAAGAATTAGTTTCGGTTTAATGTGTGTTGTGACCTGTGTTCTATGttctgtttttaaattatattctcTGTCTAATGTGTTCTGTTTTGATTATTCTCAGGCCATGGGTTTGGATTATTCGTACACGCAGCCGTCTGAGTCGGAGGATTACGGTTTAGGAGGTTCAGCAGACAGTGGAAACAGCTCTACAGAGATGTATATCCAGCTGGACCAAGCTCAGATCGAAGCCGCACGCCATCAGTACCCTCCGCAGCCTGAAGTGGAGTTTGGCTTCCCCAAGGAGTGCTACTGTGGTGGCGAGCCACTTGTAGCCACTTCTTACACAAGAACTGACCCGGGGAGAAGGTTCTACACCTGCAAGAACAAACAGGACGGAGACTGCCATGTCTACAAGTGGTGGGACGTCGCGGCTACAGAGGAGATCAAAGCCATTGGTGCACAAGTGACCCTCCTCACTGATAAGGTAGATTCTCTTTCATTCGTCGGTTACGAGGAGACCGAGCTGCGGGAGTTAAAGGAAGTTCAATTTGATATGGAGCAGAAATTGGTTAGGTTGGAGAGCATTGTCTGTGACTTAGGTAGAAAGAAATCTAGATTTGGTAATGGGTTTGAACTAGTTCTAGGTGTTCTGGTTGTTGTGTTAGTGATAATAGCCATCGGAGTAGCTGCTCGTATGTAG
- the LOC106350890 gene encoding glutathione S-transferase T3-like produces MIPGNQYPGYVDFLHSVSGNNAQGNFSYESFPYSLNLGASQIPPFSSQQTEAPSQPDNPPVETPVERMVRKKWNPVDDEVLISAWLNTSKDVVVGTEQKCRNFWKRVGDYFSAAHHEKRDGEHCKQRWHKLNGDTNKYCAAYAAAERLQSSGQNDNDLVKKAHEIYFADHGSKFTLDHAWCLLRYEQKSLSLNTPKSGGEKRKIAEVGSQASSSNVGEEEPRPEGIKAAKARRNSRKGMSVEDFKSVHELKMEDLAKKERLSKLAILDTLLAKKEPTEREENVKNMLLAEYF; encoded by the coding sequence ATGATTCCAGGTAACCAGTACCCTGGTTATGTAGATTTCCTTCATAGCGTGTCAGGAAATAATGCTCAGGGAAACTTTTCTTATGAAAGTTTTCCTTATAGTCTCAACCTTGGAGCCTCTCAAATTCCCCCTTTCAGTTCACAACAGACTGAAGCTCCATCCCAGCCTGATAACCCACCAGTGGAGACACCAGTGGAGCGGATGGTGAGAAAGAAATGGAATCCTGTTGATGACGAGGTCCTGATCAGTGCCTGGCTAAACACATCAAAAGATGTTGTTGTCGGCACTGAACAGAAGTGCCGGAATTTCTGGAAACGCGTAGGAGATTACTTTTCAGCAGCTCATCATGAGAAGAGAGATGGCGAGCATTGTAAGCAGAGATGGCATAAACTCAATGGGGATACAAACAAGTATTGTGCAGCATACGCAGCTGCGGAGAGGCTTCAAAGTAGCGGTCAGAATGACAACGACTTAGTGAAAAAAGCTCATGAGATCTACTTTGCGGATCACGGCTCCAAGTTCACCTTGGACCATGCATGGTGTCTTCTGAGATACGAACAGAAGTCGCTGAGCCTGAACACTCCAAAGTCTGGCGGTGAGAAGAGAAAGATTGCTGAGGTTGGTTCCCAAGCATCAAGCAGTAACGTTGGTGAGGAAGAGCCCCGTCCTGAAGGTATCAAAGCTGCGAAAGCAAGAAGGAATTCTAGGAAGGGGATGTCTGTCGAGGACTTTAAGAGCGTCCACGAGCTCAAGATGGAGGATTTGGCGAAGAAGGAGAGGCTCTCGAAGCTGGCCATTTTAGACACTCTCCTTGCTAAGAAGGAGCCAACCGAGAGGGAAGAAAATGTGAAGAACATGCTGTTGGCCGAATATTTCTAG
- the LOC106395427 gene encoding uclacyanin-3-like translates to MGSTSVLLLLLLTVVPAVFAVTYRVGDVAGWTSGIDYTTWVTGKTFRVGDTLEFKYGPSHSVSVVNKAGFDVCDSSGATQRFSGGDTKIDLTTVGTMHFICPTPGHCLGGMKLALPVLAAAPSPATPSPTSSPKSPPLAPRSPRKPKTPSPPASPPANGSPSESPAPSPSSLSSTSPSPSNAAFKGVMVSYGMMGLTMLLTFVAMS, encoded by the exons ATGGGATCAACCAGCgttctcctccttctcctcctaACCGTAGTCCCTGCCGTCTTCGCCGTGACTTATCGGGTCGGTGATGTTGCTGGCTGGACCAGTGGGATTGATTACACGACTTGGGTCACTGGAAAGACTTTTCGGGTCGGTGACACTCtag AGTTCAAGTACGGTCCTTCACACTCGGTGTCCGTGGTGAATAAAGCTGGCTTCGATGTCTGCGACAGTAGCGGAGCAACGCAGAGATTCTCAGGTGGAGACACTAAGATCGATCTTACAACAGTTGGAACTATGCACTTCATTTGCCCTACTCCTGGTCACTGCCTCGGTGGCATGAAGCTCGCCCTTCCGGTCCTTGCCGCCGCTCCATCTCCGGCCACTCCTTCACCAACTTCTTCCCCAAAATCTCCACCGCTTGCCCCTCGCTCTCCGCGTAAACCTAAAACTCCATCTCCACCTGCTTCTCCTCCGGCCAATGGCTCACCGTCAGAGTCGCCCGCGCCTTCGCCGTCTTCGCTGTCTTCAACGTCCCCATCTCCGTCAAACGCAGCGTTTAAGGGAGTCATGGTGAGCTATGGAATGATGGGGCTCACAATGTTGTTGACGTTTGTTGCCATGAGCTAA